In Bacillota bacterium, one genomic interval encodes:
- a CDS encoding GerAB/ArcD/ProY family transporter, with amino-acid sequence MTGRPRAATEAAREVGRRRPQISVTEGIALGTCLGWPTAILYLPSVLAARGREDAWLGALVGGVVILPVGLLLAALAGRLPRLGLVDQAQTALGRWPGKAVGAAFVLGVGLLAAYAVRAGTDMVRLLMLPHTPPWVVAGVIVVQGAVGAYFGLEVVARAAVIAFLSVGVVLVVLIPGFAPMFDARRLLPVLAQGPGPLFESAALGAGFWGQVVLLALIAHAFYGPRHLRAATVGAGVTTVLVGWLLFALAQAAAGWYGVSRFTLSAIEVIRSVRILLPLLERVDVLVVIGWTAMGFVQVAWLLWGCASGAARVLGLVDSRPLIPLWASVVYGFALVLPEDLTVLTQVWTQVVVPAVTGGLVVLVAIVWAVSALRRLESARTGG; translated from the coding sequence GTGACCGGAAGGCCGCGGGCGGCCACCGAGGCGGCGCGAGAGGTGGGTCGGCGCCGCCCTCAGATCTCGGTTACGGAAGGCATTGCCCTGGGCACCTGCCTGGGGTGGCCGACCGCCATCCTTTACTTGCCCTCGGTGCTGGCGGCCAGGGGCAGGGAGGATGCCTGGCTGGGTGCCCTGGTGGGCGGGGTGGTGATCTTACCCGTGGGTCTGCTCCTGGCTGCCCTGGCCGGCCGTCTCCCCCGCCTGGGGCTGGTGGATCAGGCGCAGACCGCCCTGGGGAGATGGCCGGGAAAGGCGGTGGGGGCTGCCTTCGTGCTGGGGGTCGGCCTCCTGGCCGCCTATGCGGTGCGCGCGGGGACAGACATGGTGAGGCTGCTTATGCTTCCCCACACCCCTCCCTGGGTGGTCGCCGGGGTGATCGTGGTGCAGGGGGCAGTGGGTGCCTATTTCGGTCTGGAGGTGGTGGCGCGGGCGGCAGTGATTGCTTTCCTTTCCGTGGGCGTGGTACTGGTAGTCCTGATCCCCGGCTTCGCGCCCATGTTCGACGCCCGGCGTCTCCTTCCCGTTCTGGCCCAGGGGCCTGGCCCCCTGTTTGAGAGTGCCGCCCTGGGGGCAGGTTTCTGGGGGCAGGTTGTCCTGCTGGCCTTGATCGCCCATGCCTTCTATGGTCCCCGGCATCTGCGGGCCGCCACGGTCGGTGCCGGAGTCACCACCGTGCTGGTGGGTTGGTTGCTCTTCGCGCTGGCCCAGGCCGCAGCCGGCTGGTACGGCGTGTCACGGTTTACCCTGTCCGCCATCGAGGTGATCCGGTCGGTGCGCATACTCCTTCCCCTGCTGGAGCGGGTGGACGTACTGGTGGTTATCGGCTGGACCGCCATGGGTTTCGTGCAGGTGGCCTGGCTCCTGTGGGGCTGTGCCTCGGGCGCTGCCCGTGTCCTGGGGCTGGTTGACTCCCGCCCCTTGATCCCCCTGTGGGCGTCAGTAGTTTACGGCTTCGCCCTGGTCCTGCCCGAGGACCTCACGGTACTGACCCAGGTGTGGACGCAGGTGGTGGTGCCCGCCGTGACCGGCGGATTGGTGGTGCTGGTGGCCATTGTATGGGCGGTGAGTGCCCTGCGCCGGCTGGAGTCCGCGAGGACCGGGGGATGA
- a CDS encoding Ger(x)C family spore germination protein: MRFRRLAGLLVVFLLTSGGCWDRVEPDRMASIIALGLDRGRERPLRVTAQISIPRLLAGAG, from the coding sequence ATGAGGTTCCGGCGCCTGGCGGGGTTGCTCGTAGTATTCCTGCTGACCTCGGGCGGGTGTTGGGACCGGGTTGAGCCCGACCGCATGGCCTCCATCATCGCCCTGGGGCTGGACCGGGGCAGGGAGCGGCCCCTTCGGGTCACCGCCCAGATTTCCATTCCCCGCCTGCTGGCCGGCGCGGGAG